One part of the Granulicella arctica genome encodes these proteins:
- the uraH gene encoding hydroxyisourate hydrolase, producing MGISTHILDTAKGRPAAHIGVTLEREDGGRWTTLHAASTDEDGRCKQLLPDGQELTAGTYRVRFATADYYTAQELQGLYPLVEITFTVTSPEQHYHIPLLLTANGYTTYRGS from the coding sequence ATGGGCATTTCGACACACATCCTCGACACAGCAAAGGGCAGGCCGGCAGCGCACATCGGCGTGACGCTGGAGCGTGAGGATGGCGGTAGATGGACGACATTGCACGCTGCATCGACAGACGAGGATGGGCGATGCAAACAACTTCTTCCTGACGGTCAGGAGCTGACGGCAGGGACATACCGCGTCCGCTTCGCGACGGCAGACTACTATACCGCGCAGGAGCTGCAAGGTCTCTATCCACTGGTTGAAATTACTTTTACGGTTACAAGTCCCGAGCAGCATTACCACATACCGCTGCTGCTGACGGCGAACGGTTACACAACATATCGAGGGAGTTGA
- the pucL gene encoding factor-independent urate hydroxylase, with translation MIELAENRYGKSRVRLMKVTRHPHGNELREWTVQVLLKGDFHSAHAEGDNSKILATDTMKNTVYSIARNSTATSMEAYAMELADFLLGRNPQVSSAAIRIESAMWKRMTVDGKPHPTTFMHGSGETETTHVERAQAGTFRILSGLDNLVILKTANSGFEGYIKESLTTLKETSDRIFGTAVRAEWHYTKTNIDFDAVRTSVRETMLGIFADHDSKSVQQTLYAMAKSALEAVPEIDEMELAMPNKHCLLVDLSRFGQDNPNEIFVPTDEPHGYIEARVRRTPDAE, from the coding sequence ATGATTGAACTGGCAGAAAACCGCTATGGCAAGTCGCGTGTGCGACTCATGAAGGTAACGCGCCATCCGCATGGCAACGAGCTGCGCGAGTGGACGGTGCAGGTGCTACTAAAGGGCGACTTTCACTCCGCGCATGCAGAGGGAGACAATAGCAAAATTCTCGCAACGGACACGATGAAGAACACTGTCTACTCGATTGCGCGTAATTCCACAGCAACCTCCATGGAAGCATATGCGATGGAGCTGGCCGACTTTCTGCTGGGACGCAATCCGCAGGTGTCCTCTGCCGCAATACGGATCGAGAGCGCGATGTGGAAGCGGATGACGGTCGACGGCAAGCCGCATCCAACCACCTTCATGCACGGCAGCGGGGAGACGGAGACGACGCACGTCGAACGCGCGCAGGCCGGCACGTTCCGCATACTGTCGGGACTGGATAACCTTGTCATTCTGAAGACCGCGAACTCGGGCTTTGAGGGCTACATCAAAGAGTCGCTGACGACGCTGAAGGAGACCTCAGACCGTATCTTCGGCACGGCCGTTCGTGCGGAATGGCACTACACGAAGACAAACATCGACTTCGATGCCGTGCGCACTTCCGTGCGCGAGACGATGCTTGGCATCTTCGCCGATCATGACAGCAAGTCGGTTCAGCAGACGCTGTATGCGATGGCCAAGAGCGCGCTCGAGGCAGTTCCGGAGATCGATGAAATGGAACTGGCGATGCCGAACAAGCACTGCCTGCTGGTCGATCTTTCACGCTTTGGTCAAGACAATCCGAACGAGATCTTCGTCCCGACAGACGAGCCGCACGGCTACATCGAAGCTCGCGTTCGCAGGACGCCGGACGCGGAATGA
- the allB gene encoding allantoinase AllB: MAHAFISHRVVTPEGTRPAALLVEEGRIRAVCGLSEIPADATRHDYGNAAILPGLVDTHVHINEPGRTEWEGFATATRAAAAGGYTTLIDMPLNCLPETTTVAALEAKRRAAEGQCLVDWASWGGAVAGNQEHLLPLARAGVPGYKCFLIYPGCDGFTMIDQQQLEAALPSIAQSGLPLLVHAELAGPIERAAAGLQNADWRSYATYLASRPDEAEVEAIRLMIRLCRMYQFRLHIVHLSSTEALEDLRTARAEGLPITVETCQHYLHFAAEEIADGATLLKCAPPIRSRANREALWKALRCGDIDMVATDHSPCPPEMKRLDTGRFDLAWGGIASLSIALPVIWTECARREFTLDDIARWMSHAPAVLAGIDDQAGSLISGREANFIVFDTEAEFVITKDRLHYRHPVSPYLGETVRGVVHATYLRGEPVFRDGDIMPEVRGRAIPGVHQ, from the coding sequence ATGGCACACGCCTTTATCTCCCATCGCGTCGTTACACCGGAGGGCACACGCCCCGCGGCACTTCTTGTCGAAGAGGGTCGCATTCGCGCTGTGTGCGGCCTCTCCGAGATTCCTGCCGATGCGACGCGGCATGACTACGGCAACGCAGCGATCCTACCAGGACTCGTCGATACGCATGTGCACATCAACGAGCCAGGACGAACGGAGTGGGAGGGATTCGCCACGGCGACTCGCGCGGCTGCCGCCGGCGGTTACACCACGCTGATCGACATGCCGCTGAACTGTCTGCCTGAAACGACCACCGTTGCGGCGCTCGAAGCAAAGCGGCGTGCTGCCGAGGGCCAGTGCCTCGTTGACTGGGCATCGTGGGGAGGTGCGGTCGCAGGCAACCAGGAGCATCTACTGCCGCTCGCACGGGCTGGCGTACCGGGGTACAAGTGCTTCCTCATCTACCCAGGATGCGATGGCTTCACGATGATCGACCAGCAGCAGTTGGAGGCGGCGCTGCCTTCGATTGCGCAGTCCGGGCTCCCTCTACTGGTGCATGCGGAGCTTGCTGGGCCAATCGAACGAGCAGCGGCAGGTTTGCAGAATGCGGACTGGCGCAGCTATGCGACGTACCTGGCGTCGCGTCCGGACGAGGCAGAGGTCGAGGCAATACGGCTAATGATTCGACTTTGCCGTATGTATCAGTTTCGGTTACATATCGTGCATCTATCGAGCACGGAGGCTCTCGAAGATCTGAGAACAGCGCGGGCCGAAGGGCTGCCGATCACCGTCGAGACCTGTCAGCACTACCTGCACTTCGCCGCCGAAGAGATTGCCGATGGGGCGACGCTGCTGAAGTGTGCACCTCCGATCCGCAGCCGCGCGAACCGTGAGGCACTATGGAAAGCCTTGCGTTGCGGCGATATCGACATGGTAGCGACAGACCACTCACCGTGCCCGCCGGAGATGAAGCGATTGGATACGGGACGATTCGACCTGGCGTGGGGCGGCATTGCGAGTCTGTCGATCGCGCTTCCTGTGATCTGGACAGAGTGTGCGCGGCGAGAATTTACGCTGGACGATATTGCGCGATGGATGAGCCACGCTCCCGCCGTGCTCGCAGGCATCGATGATCAGGCAGGAAGCCTTATAAGCGGGCGTGAAGCGAATTTCATCGTCTTCGACACAGAGGCAGAGTTCGTCATCACCAAGGACAGGCTGCACTATCGGCATCCAGTATCGCCTTATCTCGGAGAGACGGTTCGCGGTGTCGTACATGCAACATACCTGCGTGGTGAGCCCGTCTTTCGCGATGGCGACATAATGCCTGAAGTTCGGGGCCGCGCCATACCAGGGGTACACCAATGA
- a CDS encoding NAD-dependent succinate-semialdehyde dehydrogenase — MPIESINPASGKLIRRFEPLTAEVLEQKIALADEAFRAYRQVPLEHRAMCMRKMAALLEGEVEELARTMTLEMGKPLEAARQEALKCVACCRYYADHAAEMLASIAIATEARESFVRWEPMGIILAVMPWNFPFWQVVRFLAPALMAGNVGLLKHAPNVPQCALAIESLVRRAGFPRGAFQSLLIEVEQTELVLADERIAAVTLTGSEAAGSAVASVAGKYIKKSVLELGGSDPFIVMPSANLDEAVEIAVRARCVNNGQSCIAAKRFLIADEIYDDFERRFVAGMEAMRVGDPMREDTDIGPLATSRILERLEEQVRAAVAAGARVLTGGERMVGDGFYFEPTVLADLPRTAPVYREEFFGPVALLFRVHNIDEAIAVANDTPFGLGASVWTKDEAQQHRLISELQAGAVFVNVMVASDPRLPFGGVKRSGYGRELSSAGMREFLQAKTVVIA, encoded by the coding sequence ATGCCCATCGAGTCCATCAACCCCGCGAGTGGCAAGCTGATACGCCGCTTCGAGCCGCTCACCGCAGAGGTCCTCGAGCAGAAGATTGCGCTTGCCGATGAAGCCTTCCGCGCCTATCGGCAGGTCCCGCTCGAACACCGCGCCATGTGCATGCGCAAGATGGCAGCGCTTCTTGAAGGGGAGGTCGAAGAGCTTGCACGCACTATGACGCTCGAGATGGGCAAGCCGCTTGAAGCGGCTCGGCAAGAGGCCCTGAAGTGCGTTGCCTGCTGCCGTTACTACGCGGACCACGCTGCCGAGATGCTCGCATCCATCGCCATCGCAACCGAGGCACGTGAGAGCTTCGTTCGCTGGGAGCCGATGGGAATTATCCTCGCGGTGATGCCGTGGAACTTCCCTTTCTGGCAGGTCGTTCGCTTCCTCGCGCCTGCGTTGATGGCAGGCAACGTAGGCCTCTTGAAGCATGCGCCTAATGTGCCGCAATGTGCGCTTGCAATCGAGTCGCTGGTGCGCCGTGCAGGGTTTCCGCGTGGCGCATTTCAGTCGCTTCTTATAGAGGTCGAGCAGACGGAGTTGGTTCTCGCCGACGAGCGCATCGCGGCAGTTACGCTGACGGGAAGCGAGGCCGCTGGCAGCGCCGTGGCCTCAGTAGCCGGTAAGTACATCAAAAAATCAGTGCTTGAGTTGGGCGGCAGCGATCCCTTCATCGTCATGCCCTCGGCCAATCTCGATGAGGCAGTCGAGATCGCTGTTCGTGCACGCTGCGTCAACAATGGACAGTCCTGCATCGCGGCAAAACGCTTCCTCATCGCCGACGAGATCTACGACGACTTCGAGCGTCGCTTCGTCGCGGGCATGGAGGCAATGCGCGTCGGCGACCCGATGCGAGAAGATACCGATATCGGCCCGCTGGCCACGAGCCGCATCCTCGAACGGTTGGAGGAACAAGTCCGCGCTGCCGTAGCTGCTGGAGCCCGCGTTCTTACTGGCGGAGAACGCATGGTAGGCGACGGCTTCTACTTCGAGCCCACGGTACTAGCGGATCTGCCTCGCACTGCGCCGGTCTACCGCGAGGAGTTCTTCGGCCCGGTTGCTCTGCTCTTTCGCGTGCACAATATCGACGAAGCCATCGCGGTCGCAAACGATACGCCCTTCGGACTGGGAGCCTCCGTATGGACGAAGGATGAGGCACAGCAGCACCGTCTTATCTCCGAGTTGCAAGCAGGTGCGGTCTTCGTCAATGTCATGGTCGCGAGCGATCCGCGCTTGCCCTTCGGCGGGGTCAAACGTTCGGGCTATGGGCGCGAACTCTCCTCAGCAGGTATGCGCGAATTTCTGCAAGCTAAGACTGTCGTCATCGCCTAA
- a CDS encoding allantoate amidohydrolase, whose translation MTSTVANRADRVIGRCRELAQCTEVPGETTRLFLSPPVHTVHALVRGWMEAAGMAVRVDAIGNLHGVYAATEPNAPRLLIASHLDTVPNAGAFDGILGVLLGVAVVEELRGERLPFAIEVIGFSEEEGVRFNKPFLGSLALVGKLDAETLGRTDPRGISVFEALNEFGLSHLPMEEAAADERVFAYLEFHIEQGPVLESENRSLGVVDAIAGQTRLRLVFTGQANHAGTTPMRLRHDAMVAAAHWIVEVEQYASSREGLVATVGRIEAKPGAVNVIPGEVTVSLDVRHTQDEVRHTAISTLLSCAELAASSRGVAVAATKLHEQAAVPMNVRLIELLTAAAEKAGFPADTMTSGAGHDAMIVAEKIPSVMLFLRSPGGLSHHPDENVLPQDVEAALATAIKFLTQLSNAAAVGYRL comes from the coding sequence ATGACATCGACAGTTGCAAATCGGGCTGATCGGGTCATCGGCCGCTGCCGCGAGCTCGCGCAGTGCACAGAGGTTCCGGGCGAGACAACGCGTCTCTTTCTTTCGCCGCCAGTGCACACGGTACATGCGCTGGTGCGTGGATGGATGGAGGCTGCCGGGATGGCTGTTCGCGTGGATGCGATTGGCAATCTGCACGGAGTTTATGCGGCGACGGAGCCCAATGCACCACGCCTTTTGATCGCCTCCCATCTCGATACCGTACCGAATGCAGGCGCCTTCGACGGCATTCTCGGCGTACTGCTGGGCGTGGCTGTGGTGGAAGAGCTTCGAGGCGAACGGCTTCCGTTCGCCATCGAGGTCATCGGCTTCTCGGAGGAAGAGGGAGTACGTTTCAACAAGCCATTTCTGGGCAGCCTCGCGCTTGTAGGCAAGTTGGACGCGGAGACGCTGGGCCGCACCGATCCTCGCGGCATCAGCGTATTCGAGGCTCTCAACGAGTTCGGCCTTAGTCATCTGCCTATGGAAGAGGCTGCAGCCGATGAGCGCGTCTTCGCCTATCTTGAGTTCCACATCGAGCAGGGGCCTGTGCTGGAGAGCGAGAACCGCTCACTGGGAGTAGTCGATGCTATTGCCGGGCAGACACGGCTGCGACTCGTCTTCACCGGGCAGGCAAACCACGCGGGGACCACACCCATGCGACTAAGGCACGATGCGATGGTGGCAGCCGCGCACTGGATCGTTGAGGTAGAGCAGTATGCATCGAGCCGCGAGGGATTGGTCGCAACAGTGGGGCGGATCGAAGCAAAGCCCGGCGCAGTGAATGTCATCCCCGGCGAGGTGACAGTGTCGCTCGACGTGCGACACACGCAGGATGAAGTGCGCCACACGGCCATCTCTACGCTTCTCAGCTGCGCCGAGCTCGCCGCAAGTTCACGGGGAGTAGCGGTCGCAGCGACGAAGCTGCATGAGCAGGCTGCGGTGCCGATGAACGTGCGTCTTATCGAACTGCTTACCGCCGCCGCCGAAAAAGCTGGCTTTCCTGCGGACACAATGACCAGCGGAGCGGGCCACGACGCCATGATCGTCGCGGAGAAAATTCCCTCGGTCATGCTCTTCCTGCGCAGCCCTGGTGGTCTCAGCCATCATCCAGACGAAAACGTGCTTCCGCAGGATGTCGAGGCCGCGCTGGCAACCGCAATAAAGTTCCTGACGCAGCTAAGCAACGCGGCTGCTGTAGGCTATCGACTATAA
- the allE gene encoding (S)-ureidoglycine aminohydrolase: MHKLGHTRSTNQRDHLLHTPDTFVRAALPGMTACIAIVHISPAGGAQFTQYTAELEQGGTLGATNAQRFLYVLDGNVELTVEGATHPLTPGGYAYLPPGTAHRLYASKTARVAVIEKNYVALSRATAPTVLIGHEGSVLPTALMGDDDLQVRSLLPDNPSFDFAVNTMTYQPGAALSMVEVHVMEHGLLMLEGGGIYRLGDQWYPVTAGDFIWMGPFCPQWFGALGKQPAKYLIYKDWNRHPLA; the protein is encoded by the coding sequence ATGCATAAGCTTGGACACACACGAAGCACGAACCAGCGCGACCATTTGTTGCACACACCGGATACCTTCGTCCGCGCGGCGCTGCCCGGCATGACCGCATGCATCGCGATCGTGCACATCTCCCCCGCCGGCGGAGCGCAGTTCACGCAGTACACCGCCGAGCTGGAACAAGGAGGAACACTTGGTGCCACGAACGCGCAGCGTTTTCTCTATGTACTGGACGGAAACGTGGAGCTAACAGTTGAAGGCGCGACGCACCCGCTGACGCCGGGCGGCTACGCATATCTCCCTCCAGGTACGGCTCATCGACTGTATGCGTCGAAAACAGCGCGGGTTGCGGTCATCGAGAAGAACTACGTGGCACTCTCACGCGCTACTGCTCCGACTGTGTTGATCGGACATGAAGGATCGGTGCTCCCCACAGCCCTGATGGGCGATGACGATCTCCAGGTGCGCTCTCTGCTGCCCGACAACCCGTCCTTCGACTTTGCCGTGAACACGATGACCTACCAGCCCGGCGCGGCGCTCAGCATGGTCGAGGTGCACGTGATGGAACATGGCCTCCTCATGCTCGAAGGTGGCGGCATCTATCGCCTTGGCGACCAATGGTACCCGGTGACGGCGGGCGACTTCATTTGGATGGGGCCGTTCTGCCCGCAGTGGTTCGGGGCGCTTGGCAAGCAGCCCGCGAAATATCTCATCTACAAAGATTGGAACCGTCATCCGCTCGCCTAG
- a CDS encoding TonB-dependent receptor yields MSFRVSLKLVLLLFIGASSLAVFAQQPGGTVRGAVADPDSAEIPGATVTLTPSSGKALTTQSQADGSYIVSNVPTGTYSVTVTMSGFATFVRQGVKIAAGQTLTINAKMAIQDQEQTVQVTAQSNQLSVDQDNNASATVIKGKDLEALSDDPDELSSELTALAGPAAGPNGGQIYIDGFTGGQLPPKSSIREIRINQNPFSVQYDKLGYGRVEVFTKPGTDKFHGSFQTNGNDSSFNTGNPLLDGTNTTTPPYHTIYTFGNITGPLTSFASFTFGGSYRTIQDNSIVNGTILAPTVGSTTICGPGDTSCVQTSYYAAIPVPQSRKDISPRIDLALGEKNTLTARYRYEENIETNNGVGSLVTAQAGNNETTSESTVQISDTQIISTRLINETRFEFERDRSTQTPIDPTAPSVSVQGSFTSGGSSTGAANDTQNHYELQNYTSLQLKKNFIRMGGRLRATTEDNSTTAGGNGIFTYNSLTNYQANTPSQFSITANNHPATTNTIDLGLYAEDDWKPKQNLTISYGLRYETQNFIGDHHDFAPRLSFAYGLGNSKETPKTVLRGGFGIFYDRFLLANQLTIAQENGVNQVTQTTVSPGAGCSPNSPASISLCLASVSGGNTTYTAAPNLRTPYTLQYAIGVDRQLFRGASLSVNYLNAHGVHQFISENINAPSNGPTGLIYPDGTDAVAKQFQSEGIFRQSQLITNVNIRTGRVSLFGYYLVNFAKSDTAGVTSFPSVPYNIGADYGRATFDTRSRLFLGGSYTAPYNISLSPFIIASAGAPYNITTGTDVNGDSIYNDRPEFLPGRTSGSCTNKDDFVTPKQGTTDYTPIPINYCTGPALFTMNLRVSKTIGFGPLTAAAAARQAQQNGGPGGGPGGGPGGAGRGGSGGGGGRGPGGGPGGFGGANTGRRFNLSLGAQVQNVFNYKNLASPSGTLTSPQFGTSTQLAGFPFTTNSAVERVQLFASFTF; encoded by the coding sequence GGAGCTATATTGTGAGCAACGTCCCAACTGGCACGTACTCTGTCACCGTCACGATGAGCGGCTTTGCCACCTTTGTGCGGCAGGGGGTAAAGATCGCTGCTGGACAGACTCTAACGATCAACGCCAAGATGGCCATCCAGGACCAGGAACAGACGGTGCAGGTGACGGCGCAGTCGAACCAGCTCAGCGTCGATCAGGACAACAATGCAAGCGCCACGGTCATCAAGGGCAAGGATCTCGAAGCGCTTTCGGATGACCCGGACGAGCTCTCTTCGGAGTTGACTGCATTAGCAGGACCCGCGGCGGGACCGAACGGCGGCCAGATTTATATCGATGGATTTACCGGCGGCCAGCTTCCTCCGAAGTCGTCCATCCGCGAGATTCGTATCAACCAGAATCCATTTTCGGTGCAGTACGACAAGCTTGGATATGGGCGCGTCGAAGTCTTCACGAAGCCGGGTACGGACAAATTTCACGGCTCCTTCCAGACCAACGGCAACGACTCGTCGTTTAACACGGGCAATCCTCTGCTGGATGGGACCAACACGACGACGCCTCCATATCACACGATCTATACCTTCGGAAACATTACCGGCCCGCTCACCTCGTTTGCTTCCTTTACATTTGGTGGCTCGTATCGGACGATCCAGGACAACTCCATTGTGAATGGGACGATCCTCGCACCTACGGTGGGCTCGACGACGATCTGCGGTCCGGGCGATACCAGCTGCGTGCAAACCTCGTACTATGCCGCTATTCCAGTGCCGCAGTCGCGGAAGGACATCAGCCCCCGTATCGATCTGGCGCTTGGAGAGAAGAACACGCTTACTGCCCGCTACCGGTATGAGGAGAATATCGAAACGAACAATGGCGTTGGCAGCCTCGTTACAGCACAGGCTGGAAACAACGAGACGACCTCGGAGAGCACGGTGCAGATCAGCGATACGCAGATCATCAGCACGAGGCTGATCAACGAGACTCGCTTCGAGTTCGAGCGTGATCGATCCACGCAGACTCCAATCGATCCGACGGCTCCCTCGGTGAGTGTTCAGGGTTCGTTTACCTCAGGTGGCTCGAGCACCGGTGCGGCGAACGACACACAAAATCACTATGAACTACAGAACTACACCTCGCTACAGTTGAAGAAGAACTTCATTCGGATGGGCGGCAGACTGCGCGCGACCACCGAAGATAACTCGACGACTGCGGGCGGCAACGGCATCTTTACTTACAACAGCCTTACGAACTATCAGGCAAATACGCCAAGTCAGTTCAGCATTACCGCGAACAACCACCCGGCCACCACCAATACGATCGATCTCGGGCTATACGCAGAGGACGACTGGAAGCCGAAGCAGAATCTGACGATCAGCTATGGCTTGCGCTATGAGACGCAGAACTTTATCGGCGATCACCACGACTTTGCTCCGCGTCTGTCGTTCGCCTATGGCCTGGGCAACTCCAAGGAAACGCCGAAGACGGTTCTGCGCGGCGGCTTCGGTATTTTCTACGACCGCTTCCTGTTGGCGAACCAGCTCACGATCGCCCAGGAGAACGGCGTCAATCAGGTTACGCAAACGACAGTCTCTCCTGGGGCGGGATGCTCGCCTAACTCACCTGCTTCGATCAGCCTTTGCCTGGCATCTGTTTCGGGAGGCAATACGACCTATACAGCTGCTCCGAACCTGAGGACGCCGTATACGCTACAGTACGCAATTGGCGTGGATCGGCAGCTCTTTCGTGGCGCATCGCTCTCGGTGAACTACCTGAACGCGCATGGCGTTCATCAGTTCATCAGCGAGAACATCAACGCACCGAGCAACGGGCCGACAGGTCTGATCTATCCAGATGGAACGGACGCAGTCGCCAAGCAATTCCAGTCGGAAGGGATCTTCCGTCAGAGCCAGCTCATCACGAACGTCAATATACGCACCGGTCGTGTTTCGCTCTTCGGCTATTATCTTGTGAACTTCGCGAAGTCGGATACGGCCGGTGTTACCTCGTTTCCCTCCGTTCCCTATAACATCGGTGCCGATTATGGCCGCGCTACCTTTGACACTCGCAGCCGTCTCTTCCTGGGTGGAAGTTACACCGCGCCGTATAACATCTCCCTCAGTCCGTTTATCATCGCGAGCGCTGGAGCGCCATACAACATCACGACCGGCACGGATGTGAACGGCGATAGCATCTACAATGATCGGCCTGAATTCCTGCCGGGCAGAACATCGGGAAGCTGCACCAACAAAGATGACTTCGTTACGCCTAAGCAGGGCACAACCGACTACACGCCCATTCCCATCAACTATTGCACTGGGCCAGCCTTGTTCACTATGAACCTACGCGTCTCGAAGACCATTGGCTTCGGACCGCTCACTGCAGCGGCGGCAGCACGGCAGGCGCAACAGAACGGTGGACCCGGCGGCGGTCCTGGTGGTGGACCCGGCGGCGCTGGTCGTGGTGGTAGCGGCGGGGGGGGGGGGCGCGGTCCTGGCGGTGGCCCCGGCGGTTTCGGTGGAGCGAATACCGGCAGACGTTTCAATCTGTCTCTGGGAGCACAGGTCCAGAACGTGTTCAACTACAAAAATTTGGCATCTCCGAGCGGAACGTTGACGTCGCCGCAGTTCGGCACCTCAACGCAGCTGGCAGGCTTTCCCTTTACGACGAACTCAGCGGTTGAGCGAGTCCAGCTATTCGCGTCGTTCACCTTCTAA
- a CDS encoding M20 family metallo-hydrolase: MQIQIDEARLIGELKTLAGFTNVEPSTEGTAVTRVVFTEDDLRARAWLKQRAADAGFAIREDAVGNSFFRWTGLEPQLPAVGTGSHIDAIPHAGMYDGTVGVLGGLEAMRALKESGFQPRRSIELLLFTSEEPTRFGIGCLGSRLLSGTLAPEHADALTDSNDETLAHVRAAAGFSGTLATVPLPANFYHAWVELHIEQGPLLEREGLPLGIVTSIAAPAGYRFTITGFGGHAGALLMPDRKDALCAAAEMILSIERHALAANAAAGSIDTVATVGTCDVHPGAVNSVPSRVVLQLDIRDTDPNRRESVMQAVRRDYEELRQRRGVTIIEELVNADAPAQSSAQIINVLERACAEHGITPKKMVSRAYHDSLFMARVAPIAMLFIPCRNGVSHRPDEFSTDADIVRGTGVLAAALAHLASE; encoded by the coding sequence ATGCAGATACAGATCGACGAAGCACGTTTGATTGGAGAGTTGAAGACACTCGCAGGCTTTACCAACGTCGAGCCTTCGACTGAAGGCACCGCCGTGACTCGCGTCGTCTTTACGGAAGACGACCTGCGGGCGCGAGCGTGGCTTAAGCAGCGAGCTGCGGACGCTGGGTTCGCCATCCGCGAAGACGCAGTGGGCAACTCATTTTTCCGCTGGACAGGCTTGGAGCCGCAGCTTCCAGCGGTGGGTACGGGCTCGCACATTGATGCGATTCCGCATGCAGGGATGTATGACGGCACAGTCGGCGTGCTCGGCGGGTTGGAGGCGATGCGCGCCCTCAAAGAGAGCGGGTTTCAGCCGCGACGCTCCATCGAGCTGCTGCTCTTTACATCGGAGGAGCCGACGCGCTTCGGCATCGGATGTCTTGGGAGCCGCTTGCTCTCCGGCACGCTTGCACCGGAGCACGCCGATGCGCTGACCGACAGCAACGACGAGACTCTGGCACACGTTCGTGCAGCCGCTGGATTCTCCGGCACGCTTGCGACCGTGCCTTTACCTGCGAACTTCTACCATGCCTGGGTCGAGCTCCACATCGAGCAGGGGCCGCTGCTCGAACGCGAGGGACTGCCCCTCGGGATCGTTACCAGTATCGCAGCGCCTGCCGGATATCGCTTCACCATCACGGGCTTCGGCGGACACGCGGGTGCATTGCTGATGCCGGACCGCAAGGATGCGTTGTGTGCGGCCGCCGAGATGATCCTCTCCATCGAACGGCACGCGCTTGCTGCCAACGCAGCCGCCGGTAGCATCGATACGGTAGCGACCGTCGGGACCTGTGATGTTCATCCCGGCGCGGTCAACAGCGTGCCTAGCCGTGTCGTGCTACAGCTCGACATTCGCGATACTGATCCCAACCGGCGCGAGAGTGTCATGCAGGCCGTGCGGCGCGACTACGAGGAGTTGCGCCAACGCCGTGGCGTCACCATTATCGAGGAGCTGGTCAATGCGGATGCTCCCGCACAATCCTCCGCGCAGATCATCAACGTGCTCGAGCGGGCATGCGCCGAGCACGGCATCACGCCGAAGAAGATGGTCAGTCGTGCGTATCACGACTCGCTCTTCATGGCTCGCGTCGCGCCCATCGCTATGCTCTTCATTCCTTGCAGGAACGGTGTCAGTCATCGGCCAGATGAGTTCTCAACCGACGCCGATATCGTACGGGGCACCGGCGTCCTCGCAGCAGCGCTTGCGCACCTGGCATCGGAATAA
- the uraD gene encoding 2-oxo-4-hydroxy-4-carboxy-5-ureidoimidazoline decarboxylase, producing the protein MNAALTRWNTLDAASAAREVLPCCGSHAWAERLAAMRPFADGDALFTASDAVWLGLPEPAWQEAFDSHPRIGQHHAQKQATAESLRWSEQEQRTALSPDAAAKLALEAANHRYEARFGRIFIVCAAGKSATEILGLLEARMSNDAATELHEAAEQQRQITQLRLRRWLGGN; encoded by the coding sequence ATGAACGCTGCGCTCACACGCTGGAACACTTTGGATGCAGCCTCGGCAGCACGCGAAGTACTTCCCTGCTGCGGCTCTCATGCATGGGCAGAAAGACTTGCGGCGATGCGTCCATTCGCCGACGGGGATGCGCTGTTCACTGCATCTGATGCGGTATGGCTTGGACTACCGGAACCTGCATGGCAGGAAGCGTTCGACAGCCACCCACGCATCGGCCAGCATCATGCGCAGAAACAAGCAACGGCGGAGTCACTGCGATGGTCGGAGCAGGAACAGCGAACGGCACTCTCGCCGGATGCTGCCGCAAAGCTTGCACTTGAGGCGGCCAACCATCGCTATGAAGCTCGCTTTGGACGTATCTTTATTGTCTGCGCTGCCGGCAAGTCCGCGACGGAAATTCTCGGCCTGCTTGAAGCACGCATGAGCAATGATGCTGCAACCGAGCTGCACGAAGCGGCGGAACAGCAACGGCAAATTACACAACTTCGTCTGCGGCGATGGTTGGGAGGCAATTGA